A genomic window from Bubalus bubalis isolate 160015118507 breed Murrah chromosome X, NDDB_SH_1, whole genome shotgun sequence includes:
- the L1CAM gene encoding neural cell adhesion molecule L1 isoform X1: MAVALWYLWPLLLCSPCVLIQIPEEYEGHHVMEPPIITEQSPRRVVVFPTDDVSLKCEASGKPEVQFRWTRDGILFKPREELGMIVNQVPHSGSFSITGNSSNFAQSFQGTYRCFASNKLGTAMSHEIQLMAEGTPKWPKETVKPVEVEEGESVILPCHPPPSAEPLRIYWMNSKILHIKQDERVTMGQNGNLYFANVLTSDNHSDYICHAHFPGTRTIIQKEPIDLRVKATNSMMDRKPHLLFPTNSSSHLVALQGQPLILECIAEGFPTPTIKWLRPSGPMPADRVTYQNHNKTLQLLNVGEEDDGEYRCLAENSLGSDRHAYYVTVEAAPYWLHKPQSHLYGPGETARLDCQVQGRPQPEVTWRINGIPVEELGKDQKYRIHHGALVLSNLQPSDTMVTQCEARNRHGLLLANAYIYVVELPAKILTPDNETYMAVQGSTAYLLCKAFGAPVPSVQWLDREGKTVLQDERFFPYTNGTLGIRDLQANDTGHYFCQAANDQSNVTIVANLQVKDATRIMQGPRSAIEKRGSRVMFTCQASFDPSLQHSTTWRRDALDLQELGDSDKYFIEDERLVIHSLDYSDQGNYSCVASTKLDVVESRAELLVVGSPGPVPQLELSDHHLLKQSQVRLSWSPADDHNAPIEKYDIEFEDKEMAPEKWYSLGKVPGNQTSTTLKLSPYVHYTFRVTAINKYGPGEPSPDSETVVTPEAAPEKNPVDVKGEGNETNNMVITWKPLRWMDWNAPQVQYRVQWRPQKMQGAWQEQIVSDPFLVVSNTSTFVPYEIKVQTVNSQGKGPEPQITIGYSGEDYPQASPLLEPVKALNSSTVLVRWQSVDPAQVKGHLRGYNVTYWWEGSQRKHNKRHVHKGHVVVPANATSAILGGLRPYSSYRVEVQAFNGRGLGPASGMTFNTPEGVPGHPEALHLECQSDTSLLLHWQPPLSHNGVLTGYVLSYQPLNDGSKEQLSFDLPDPELRTHNLTNLSPRLRYRFQLQATTREGPGEAIVREGGTMALSGMPDFGNISAMAGENYSVVSWVPKEGQCNFGFQIWFKALGDEKLVAHLPPQYVSYNQSSYTQWDLQPDTDYEIQLLKEQVLLHQMAVKTNGTGRVRLPPAGFATEGWFIGFISAIVVLLLVLLILCFIKRSKGGKYSVKDKEDTQVDSEARPMKDETFGEYRSLESDNEEKAFGSSQPSLNGDIKPLGSDDSLADYGGSVDVQFNEDGSFIGQYSGKKEKEVAGGNDSSGATSPVNPAGTLE; encoded by the exons ATGGCCGTGGCGCTGTGGTACTTGTGGCCTCTCCTCCTCTGCAGCCCTTGCGTGCTCATCCAGATCCCTGAGGAAT ATGAAGGACACCATG TGATGGAACCCCCCATCATCACGGAGCAGTCTCCCCGGCGTGTGGTCGTCTTCCCCACAGATGACGTCAGCCTCAAGTGTGAGGCCAGCGGCAAACCCGAAGTGCA GTTTCGCTGGACTCGGGATGGCATCCTCTTCAAACCCAGAGAGGAACTGGGCATGATCGTGAACCAGGTGCCCCATTCTGGCTCCTTCAGCATCACGGGCAACAGCAGCAACTTCGCCCAGAGCTTCCAGGGCACCTATCGCTGCTTTGCCAGCAACAAGCTGGGCACCGCCATGTCCCACGAGATCCAGCTCATGGCTGAGG GTACCCCCAAGTGGCCAAAGGAGACAGTGAAACCTGTTGAGGTCGAGGAAGGGGAGTCGGTGATTCTCCCTTGCCACCCGCCCCCCAGTGCAGAGCCACTCCGGATCTACTGGATGAACAGCA AGATCTTGCACATCAAACAGGATGAGCGGGTGACCATGGGCCAGAATGGCAACCTTTACTTTGCTAATGTGCTCACCTCGGACAACCACTCAGACTACATCTGTCACGCCCACTTCCCTGGCACCCGAACCATCATTCAAAAGGAACCCATTGACCTCCGGGTCAAAGCCA CCAACAGCATGATGGACAGAAAACCACACCTGCTCTTCCCCACCAATTCCAGCAGCCACCTGGTGGCCCTGCAGGGGCAGCCCTTGATCTTGGAGTGCATAGCTGAGGGCTT CCCCACGCCCACCATCAAGTGGCTGCGCCCAAGCGGCCCCATGCCAGCCGACCGGGTCACCTACCAGAACCACAACAAGACTCTGCAGTTGCTGAACGTGGGTGAGGAGGACGACGGCGAGTACCGCTGCCTGGCTGAGAACTCGCTGGGCAGCGACCGCCACGCCTACTACGTCACCGTGGAGG CTGCACCATACTGGCTACACAAGCCCCAGAGCCATCTGTACGGGCCAGGGGAGACTGCCCGCCTAGACTGTCAAGTGCAGGGCAGGCCCCAACCGGAGGTCACCTGGAGAATCAACGGGATCCCTGTGGAGG AGCTGGGCAAGGACCAGAAGTACCGGATCCACCATGGAGCCCTGGTCCTGAGCAATCTGCAGCCCAGTGACACTATGGTGACCCAGTGTGAGGCCCGCAACCGCCACGGGCTCCTGCTGGCCAATGCCTACATCTATGTTGTGG AGCTGCCAGCCAAGATCCTGACCCCAGACAATGAGACATACATGGCAGTCCAGGGCAGCACCGCCTACCTTCTGTGCAAGGCCTTCGGAGCCCCTGTGCCCAGCGTCCAGTG GCTGGACAGGGAAGGAAAGACAGTGCTGCAGGACGAGCGCTTCTTCCCCTACACCAACGGGACCCTGGGCATCCGAGACCTCCAGGCCAATGACACTGGGCACTACTTCTGCCAGGCTGCCAACGACCAAAGCAACGTGACCATTGTGGCTAACCTGCAGGTCAAAG ATGCCACTCGGATCATGCAGGGGCCCCGCAGTGCAATCGAGAAGAGAGGCTCCCGAGTGATGTtcacatgccaggcctcctttgACCCCTCCCTGCAGCACAGCACCACCTGGCGCAGGGATGCTCTCGACCTGCAGGAGCTGGGGGACAGTGACAA gtACTTCATAGAAGACGAGCGCTTGGTCATCCACAGCCTGGACTACAGCGACCAGGGCAACTACAGCTGCGTGGCCAGCACCAAGCTGGACGTGGTGGAAAGCCGGGCAGAGCTGCTGGTGGTTG GGAGCCCCGGACCTGTGCCCCAGCTGGAGCTGTCTGATCACCACCTGCTGAAGCAGAGCCAGGTGCGCCTGTCTTGGAGCCCGGCTGATGACCATAACGCCCCCATTGAGA AGTATGACATTGAATTTGAGGACAAGGAGATGGCACCCGAGAAGTGGTACAGCCTGGGCAAGGTGCCCGGAAACCAGACCTCCACCACCCTCAAGCTGTCGCCTTATGTCCACTATACCTTTCGAGTCACTGCCATCAACAAATATGGCCCTGGGGAGCCCAGCCCGGACTCGGAGACTGTGGTCACACCGGAGGCAG CCCCAGAGAAGAACCCCGTGGACGTGAAGGGGGAAGGAAATGAGACCAACAACATGGTCATCACTTGGAAG CCGCTGCGGTGGATGGACTGGAATGCCCCCCAGGTTCAGTATCGAGTGCAGTGGCGCCCCCAGAAgatgcagggggcctggcagGAACAGATCGTCAGTGACCCCTTCCTGGTGGTGTCCAATACGTCTACCTTTGTGCCGTATGAGATCAAAGTCCAGACCGTCAACAGCCAGGGCAAGGGCCCTGAGCCCCAGATCACCATCGGCTACTCTGGAGAGGACT ACCCCCAGGCAAGCCCTCTGCTGGAACCCGTCAAGGCCCTCAATTCAAGCACTGTGCTGGTCAGGTGGCAGTCTGTGGACCCAGCCCAGGTCAAAGGCCACCTCCGGGGATACAAT GTGACGTACTGGTGGGAAGGCAGTCAGAGGAAGCACAACAAGAGGCACGTCCACAAAGGCCACGTGGTGGTGCCAGCCAATGCCACCAGCGCCATCCTGGGAGGCCTGCGGCCCTACAGCTCCTACCGGGTGGAGGTTCAGGCCTTTAACGGGAGGGGACTGGGGCCCGCCAGTGGGatgaccttcaacacccctgaGGGAG TGCCCGGACACCCTGAGGCATTGCACCTGGAGTGCCAGTCGGATACCAGCCTGCTGCTGCACTGGCAGCCTCCGCTCAGCCATAATGGTGTGCTCACGGGCTACGTGCTCTCCTACCAACCTT TGAATGACGGGAGCAAGGAGCAGTTGTCCTTTGACCTCCCGGACCCTGAGCTGCGGACACACAACCTGACCAACCTCAGCCCCCGCCTGCGGTACCGATTCCAGCTGCAGGCCACCACAAGGGAGGGCCCGGGGGAGGCGATCGTACGGGAAGGAGGCACCATGGCCTTGTCCG GGATGCCGGACTTTGGCAACATCTCCGCCATGGCTGGCGAGAATTACAGTGTGGTCTCCTGGGTCCCCAAAGAGGGCCAGTGCAACTTCGGGTTCCAGATCTGGTTCAAAGCCCTGGGGG ACGAGAAGCTGGTGGCTCATCTCCCGCCGCAGTATGTCAGCTACAACCAGAGCTCCTACACACAGTGGGACCTGCAGCCTGACACCGACTATGAGATCCAGCTGCTCAAGGAGCAGGTGCTCCTGCACCAGATGGCAGTGAAGACCAACGGCACCG GCCGAGTGAGGCTGCCTCCCGCTGGCTTTGCCACTGAGGGCTGGTTCATCGGCTTCATCAGTGCTATCGTTGTCCTGCTTCTCGTCTTACTCATCCTGTGCTTCATTAAGCGCAGCAAGGGTGGCAAGTACTCGG tgaaggacaaggaggacACCCAGGTGGACTCGGAGGCCCGGCCCATGAAGGACGAAACCTTCGGCGAGTACAG GTCCCTGGAGAG TGACAACGAGGAGAAGGCCTTTGGTAGCAGCCAGCCATCACTCAACGGAGACATCAAGCCCCTGGGCAGCGATGacagcctggcagactatggagGCAGCGTGGACGTCCAGTTCAATGAGGATGGCTCCTTCATCGGCCAGTACAGTggcaagaaggagaaggaggtggcagggggCAATGACAGCTCCGGGGCCACATCCCCCGTCAACCCCGCTGGGACCCTGGAGTAG
- the L1CAM gene encoding neural cell adhesion molecule L1 isoform X2 encodes MAVALWYLWPLLLCSPCVLIQIPEEYEGHHVMEPPIITEQSPRRVVVFPTDDVSLKCEASGKPEVQFRWTRDGILFKPREELGMIVNQVPHSGSFSITGNSSNFAQSFQGTYRCFASNKLGTAMSHEIQLMAEGTPKWPKETVKPVEVEEGESVILPCHPPPSAEPLRIYWMNSKILHIKQDERVTMGQNGNLYFANVLTSDNHSDYICHAHFPGTRTIIQKEPIDLRVKATNSMMDRKPHLLFPTNSSSHLVALQGQPLILECIAEGFPTPTIKWLRPSGPMPADRVTYQNHNKTLQLLNVGEEDDGEYRCLAENSLGSDRHAYYVTVEAAPYWLHKPQSHLYGPGETARLDCQVQGRPQPEVTWRINGIPVEELGKDQKYRIHHGALVLSNLQPSDTMVTQCEARNRHGLLLANAYIYVVELPAKILTPDNETYMAVQGSTAYLLCKAFGAPVPSVQWLDREGKTVLQDERFFPYTNGTLGIRDLQANDTGHYFCQAANDQSNVTIVANLQVKDATRIMQGPRSAIEKRGSRVMFTCQASFDPSLQHSTTWRRDALDLQELGDSDKYFIEDERLVIHSLDYSDQGNYSCVASTKLDVVESRAELLVVGSPGPVPQLELSDHHLLKQSQVRLSWSPADDHNAPIEKYDIEFEDKEMAPEKWYSLGKVPGNQTSTTLKLSPYVHYTFRVTAINKYGPGEPSPDSETVVTPEAAPEKNPVDVKGEGNETNNMVITWKPLRWMDWNAPQVQYRVQWRPQKMQGAWQEQIVSDPFLVVSNTSTFVPYEIKVQTVNSQGKGPEPQITIGYSGEDYPQASPLLEPVKALNSSTVLVRWQSVDPAQVKGHLRGYNVTYWWEGSQRKHNKRHVHKGHVVVPANATSAILGGLRPYSSYRVEVQAFNGRGLGPASGMTFNTPEGVPGHPEALHLECQSDTSLLLHWQPPLSHNGVLTGYVLSYQPLNDGSKEQLSFDLPDPELRTHNLTNLSPRLRYRFQLQATTREGPGEAIVREGGTMALSGMPDFGNISAMAGENYSVVSWVPKEGQCNFGFQIWFKALGDEKLVAHLPPQYVSYNQSSYTQWDLQPDTDYEIQLLKEQVLLHQMAVKTNGTGRVRLPPAGFATEGWFIGFISAIVVLLLVLLILCFIKRSKGGKYSVKDKEDTQVDSEARPMKDETFGEYSDNEEKAFGSSQPSLNGDIKPLGSDDSLADYGGSVDVQFNEDGSFIGQYSGKKEKEVAGGNDSSGATSPVNPAGTLE; translated from the exons ATGGCCGTGGCGCTGTGGTACTTGTGGCCTCTCCTCCTCTGCAGCCCTTGCGTGCTCATCCAGATCCCTGAGGAAT ATGAAGGACACCATG TGATGGAACCCCCCATCATCACGGAGCAGTCTCCCCGGCGTGTGGTCGTCTTCCCCACAGATGACGTCAGCCTCAAGTGTGAGGCCAGCGGCAAACCCGAAGTGCA GTTTCGCTGGACTCGGGATGGCATCCTCTTCAAACCCAGAGAGGAACTGGGCATGATCGTGAACCAGGTGCCCCATTCTGGCTCCTTCAGCATCACGGGCAACAGCAGCAACTTCGCCCAGAGCTTCCAGGGCACCTATCGCTGCTTTGCCAGCAACAAGCTGGGCACCGCCATGTCCCACGAGATCCAGCTCATGGCTGAGG GTACCCCCAAGTGGCCAAAGGAGACAGTGAAACCTGTTGAGGTCGAGGAAGGGGAGTCGGTGATTCTCCCTTGCCACCCGCCCCCCAGTGCAGAGCCACTCCGGATCTACTGGATGAACAGCA AGATCTTGCACATCAAACAGGATGAGCGGGTGACCATGGGCCAGAATGGCAACCTTTACTTTGCTAATGTGCTCACCTCGGACAACCACTCAGACTACATCTGTCACGCCCACTTCCCTGGCACCCGAACCATCATTCAAAAGGAACCCATTGACCTCCGGGTCAAAGCCA CCAACAGCATGATGGACAGAAAACCACACCTGCTCTTCCCCACCAATTCCAGCAGCCACCTGGTGGCCCTGCAGGGGCAGCCCTTGATCTTGGAGTGCATAGCTGAGGGCTT CCCCACGCCCACCATCAAGTGGCTGCGCCCAAGCGGCCCCATGCCAGCCGACCGGGTCACCTACCAGAACCACAACAAGACTCTGCAGTTGCTGAACGTGGGTGAGGAGGACGACGGCGAGTACCGCTGCCTGGCTGAGAACTCGCTGGGCAGCGACCGCCACGCCTACTACGTCACCGTGGAGG CTGCACCATACTGGCTACACAAGCCCCAGAGCCATCTGTACGGGCCAGGGGAGACTGCCCGCCTAGACTGTCAAGTGCAGGGCAGGCCCCAACCGGAGGTCACCTGGAGAATCAACGGGATCCCTGTGGAGG AGCTGGGCAAGGACCAGAAGTACCGGATCCACCATGGAGCCCTGGTCCTGAGCAATCTGCAGCCCAGTGACACTATGGTGACCCAGTGTGAGGCCCGCAACCGCCACGGGCTCCTGCTGGCCAATGCCTACATCTATGTTGTGG AGCTGCCAGCCAAGATCCTGACCCCAGACAATGAGACATACATGGCAGTCCAGGGCAGCACCGCCTACCTTCTGTGCAAGGCCTTCGGAGCCCCTGTGCCCAGCGTCCAGTG GCTGGACAGGGAAGGAAAGACAGTGCTGCAGGACGAGCGCTTCTTCCCCTACACCAACGGGACCCTGGGCATCCGAGACCTCCAGGCCAATGACACTGGGCACTACTTCTGCCAGGCTGCCAACGACCAAAGCAACGTGACCATTGTGGCTAACCTGCAGGTCAAAG ATGCCACTCGGATCATGCAGGGGCCCCGCAGTGCAATCGAGAAGAGAGGCTCCCGAGTGATGTtcacatgccaggcctcctttgACCCCTCCCTGCAGCACAGCACCACCTGGCGCAGGGATGCTCTCGACCTGCAGGAGCTGGGGGACAGTGACAA gtACTTCATAGAAGACGAGCGCTTGGTCATCCACAGCCTGGACTACAGCGACCAGGGCAACTACAGCTGCGTGGCCAGCACCAAGCTGGACGTGGTGGAAAGCCGGGCAGAGCTGCTGGTGGTTG GGAGCCCCGGACCTGTGCCCCAGCTGGAGCTGTCTGATCACCACCTGCTGAAGCAGAGCCAGGTGCGCCTGTCTTGGAGCCCGGCTGATGACCATAACGCCCCCATTGAGA AGTATGACATTGAATTTGAGGACAAGGAGATGGCACCCGAGAAGTGGTACAGCCTGGGCAAGGTGCCCGGAAACCAGACCTCCACCACCCTCAAGCTGTCGCCTTATGTCCACTATACCTTTCGAGTCACTGCCATCAACAAATATGGCCCTGGGGAGCCCAGCCCGGACTCGGAGACTGTGGTCACACCGGAGGCAG CCCCAGAGAAGAACCCCGTGGACGTGAAGGGGGAAGGAAATGAGACCAACAACATGGTCATCACTTGGAAG CCGCTGCGGTGGATGGACTGGAATGCCCCCCAGGTTCAGTATCGAGTGCAGTGGCGCCCCCAGAAgatgcagggggcctggcagGAACAGATCGTCAGTGACCCCTTCCTGGTGGTGTCCAATACGTCTACCTTTGTGCCGTATGAGATCAAAGTCCAGACCGTCAACAGCCAGGGCAAGGGCCCTGAGCCCCAGATCACCATCGGCTACTCTGGAGAGGACT ACCCCCAGGCAAGCCCTCTGCTGGAACCCGTCAAGGCCCTCAATTCAAGCACTGTGCTGGTCAGGTGGCAGTCTGTGGACCCAGCCCAGGTCAAAGGCCACCTCCGGGGATACAAT GTGACGTACTGGTGGGAAGGCAGTCAGAGGAAGCACAACAAGAGGCACGTCCACAAAGGCCACGTGGTGGTGCCAGCCAATGCCACCAGCGCCATCCTGGGAGGCCTGCGGCCCTACAGCTCCTACCGGGTGGAGGTTCAGGCCTTTAACGGGAGGGGACTGGGGCCCGCCAGTGGGatgaccttcaacacccctgaGGGAG TGCCCGGACACCCTGAGGCATTGCACCTGGAGTGCCAGTCGGATACCAGCCTGCTGCTGCACTGGCAGCCTCCGCTCAGCCATAATGGTGTGCTCACGGGCTACGTGCTCTCCTACCAACCTT TGAATGACGGGAGCAAGGAGCAGTTGTCCTTTGACCTCCCGGACCCTGAGCTGCGGACACACAACCTGACCAACCTCAGCCCCCGCCTGCGGTACCGATTCCAGCTGCAGGCCACCACAAGGGAGGGCCCGGGGGAGGCGATCGTACGGGAAGGAGGCACCATGGCCTTGTCCG GGATGCCGGACTTTGGCAACATCTCCGCCATGGCTGGCGAGAATTACAGTGTGGTCTCCTGGGTCCCCAAAGAGGGCCAGTGCAACTTCGGGTTCCAGATCTGGTTCAAAGCCCTGGGGG ACGAGAAGCTGGTGGCTCATCTCCCGCCGCAGTATGTCAGCTACAACCAGAGCTCCTACACACAGTGGGACCTGCAGCCTGACACCGACTATGAGATCCAGCTGCTCAAGGAGCAGGTGCTCCTGCACCAGATGGCAGTGAAGACCAACGGCACCG GCCGAGTGAGGCTGCCTCCCGCTGGCTTTGCCACTGAGGGCTGGTTCATCGGCTTCATCAGTGCTATCGTTGTCCTGCTTCTCGTCTTACTCATCCTGTGCTTCATTAAGCGCAGCAAGGGTGGCAAGTACTCGG tgaaggacaaggaggacACCCAGGTGGACTCGGAGGCCCGGCCCATGAAGGACGAAACCTTCGGCGAGTACAG TGACAACGAGGAGAAGGCCTTTGGTAGCAGCCAGCCATCACTCAACGGAGACATCAAGCCCCTGGGCAGCGATGacagcctggcagactatggagGCAGCGTGGACGTCCAGTTCAATGAGGATGGCTCCTTCATCGGCCAGTACAGTggcaagaaggagaaggaggtggcagggggCAATGACAGCTCCGGGGCCACATCCCCCGTCAACCCCGCTGGGACCCTGGAGTAG